DNA sequence from the Sulfurimonas sediminis genome:
TCTATAAAAGAAGGTTCTCTCAATACAATACGTGTGAGAAAAATCCTCTCCACAATTCTTGCAACAACTATAGAAGTTGCAGAAGCAACACCGACAAGAGCCGAAGAGATTCTCTCTGCCACACTCAAAGGTATGCGAAGCGGATTGATCAAATCTATTGACAGATTTAAACAAAGAGTTGCCTTTATGCCTGTAGAAGCCAAACATATACTTATCGAAGATTATGATACTATCATAGAAGATTTGCATCAGACAGATACACTTTTTTCACAGATAATCATCACACAGGCTTCCCAAAGTTCACAATACATTAAAAAAATTCTTCTCGAACTTAACAAAGAGATGCGTTATGATCTCGAAGAGCTTATTCTTATTTCCAAAGAAACAGCTGAAGTTATCAAAGAAAAGTTTTCTACCTTTGCAAAAATTGCAGCCAAGAAAGCAGACAGTGCCCTGCATTCGCCAAAGGCTCAAGAAGCCAAAAAAATGGGAATACAGGCATGGGAAGTTGCCCGGGCAGCACTTGGCAGTGCAATAAAGTCAGCAAAAGATGCGATGGAAAAAAAAGATAGATAAATTCCATCTTAAGATAATATATTATTATAATTAACTAAAAAATAAATTTGAATGTTGTAATATAATTTTCTAAACTCAAATACAAAGGATTTACTATGATGTTACACCCTGCGACCGTACACTTTGCGATGGCTTTACCTGTAGTTGCTTCCGTTTTTGGACTTGTTTATCTTTACAGCAAAAGTGAAATGATGTCGAAAACTTCTCTTATAATGACAATTGCAGCAGCACTTGCAATGACAGTAGCCTGGTATACAGGAAATCAAGCCGGACCGGAAATTTTTGATTATCTGAGTAAAGCAGGCAAAGAAGAACTGCTCGAACACAAAGAACTTGGTCTGTATCTGGCAATAGCAACAGGTATTATCGCATTGGTACAGATAGTCGGATATAAAATGAAAAAATTTGCTGTACAGGCATTGGCTATTCTTCTTTTACTTGCAGCAACAGCAACAACACTTTTGCAAGGAAAACACGGTGGAGAAATAGTTTACAACTACGGTATGCCTTTTAAAGCCTATATGATAGAAGATTCTCTTCATGAAGCAACAGCTAATGCTGAAGCCACTGAGGACTGTGATGAAAAAGTGGAAGCATATGAAGATGCCATAGATGAGATCAGTTCACTTTCAGAAGAAGTAGATGCCATTTATGGCAATACACCAAAAACCCAAGAAGAAGAAGATGATGACGAGTAGATAATGCAAAAAATCAATGAAGATGCAAAAAAAAAGATGCAAGAGGCATTTGAAAAGTACAAACAGGACAAGAACTCTGTAAAAGAGTTCTATCCTTGCACACAAAAACTTTCAAACTGGCTCAAAGAAAAGGCCAAATAATGCAAATACTGTGCACTGACCTGTTTGAAAAACAGCTACAGGATATTTTGCAAGAACTTGCAAAAGAAGATTTTAATGCAACAAAAAACTTTAAAATCTATTTGGACACTGTCATAATCAATATTCCGACAAAAGCACAAAAATACAAACAGTCTGTCTATTTTAATGATGAAAATATAAAAGACCTTGAACACCAGGGATTTGTAATACCGTTTTTCATTGACAAAGCCTCTGAAACCTATCTTGTGCTGGGTATAGTTGAAAAATAATTTTTATTATCTAATAAGTTTATGTTATTCTAAAAATAACCTGTGTAAATATTATTTTTAGTTATATATAGAGAGTGTTTCAATAAGTAACCAATTAGTGCATTTTAGGTGCTAATATCACATTTTTGTCTCATTTTTTTGTATAATATCTTTTGCTATGTATTTATAATTTAAGCATACAATGGCATAATACAAATCAGCAATTATTTGTATTGCCTGGAAATTAATGAGATATTAAAAGTATTAAACAGAATAACAACTTACC
Encoded proteins:
- a CDS encoding DUF6781 family protein, with translation MNQNQTLQTKLKNINLDNLSLEEMRTFVNSLIEEETHSLKEDVEKLLEQKETIERALHKKSEELQIAKYEVFNAIEEQLKDDKAVHMLHQIKLQSIDLYDMLSEMVESAIITALEKDTYGDVNESIKEVIKDITFESIKEGSLNTIRVRKILSTILATTIEVAEATPTRAEEILSATLKGMRSGLIKSIDRFKQRVAFMPVEAKHILIEDYDTIIEDLHQTDTLFSQIIITQASQSSQYIKKILLELNKEMRYDLEELILISKETAEVIKEKFSTFAKIAAKKADSALHSPKAQEAKKMGIQAWEVARAALGSAIKSAKDAMEKKDR
- a CDS encoding DUF2231 domain-containing protein, which codes for MMLHPATVHFAMALPVVASVFGLVYLYSKSEMMSKTSLIMTIAAALAMTVAWYTGNQAGPEIFDYLSKAGKEELLEHKELGLYLAIATGIIALVQIVGYKMKKFAVQALAILLLLAATATTLLQGKHGGEIVYNYGMPFKAYMIEDSLHEATANAEATEDCDEKVEAYEDAIDEISSLSEEVDAIYGNTPKTQEEEDDDE